The Rhododendron vialii isolate Sample 1 chromosome 8a, ASM3025357v1 genome has a window encoding:
- the LOC131335825 gene encoding uncharacterized protein LOC131335825, with the protein MRKIAELWLVLVAVASVNTGYFIGSSFHKVTSNKIQMPTLNCNVEDDKHAIKFNSDPSPSPSQVFPMHNITGIHVATNPRGAESLPPGIVEPYSDFYLHRQQENSTEDLVGKPKYLLALTVGYDQKDIINEIVMKFSENFSIVLFHYDGRTSEWDQFEWSHRAIHISARKQAKWWYAKRFLHPDIVSAYEYIFIWDEDLGVDHFNAEEYLKLVKKHDLEISQPGIEQKTKYSWLMTKRRVGVEVHKKTKERRGKCQDDNQPPCTGFVEIMAPVFSRKSWQCVWHMIQNDLIHGWGLDFHFWRCVERPYEKMGVVDAQWVEHKKLPSLGDQGISSHGRTPGEGVRARCFAEFEEFKRRMYMAGHGSCSQTRGRHEEAVAEAIGGGKSHMPPPVPKLTEERRQFYAKKILEQRKIATPSQSNSIE; encoded by the exons ATGAG GAAAATAGCTGAACTATGGCTGGTCCTCGTAGCTGTAGCCAGTGTTAATACGGGATATTTCATTGGGTCATCATTTCACAAGGTTACATCAAACAAG ATTCAAATGCCCACACTAAATTGTAATGTAGAGGATGACAAGCATGCAATAAAGTTCAATTCAGACCCATCTCCAAGCCCAAGTCAAGTGTTTCCTATGCATAACATCACAGGG ATACATGTGGCAACAAATCCACGAGGTGCTGAATCATTGCCCCCCGGCATTGTTGAGCCTTATTCAGATTTTTATCTCCATAGACAGCAGGAGAATTCTACTGAG GATTTGGTGGGGAAACCAAAGTATTTGTTAGCTTTAACAGTTGGTTATGACCAGAAAGACATCATAAATGAAATTGTCATGAAG tTCTCAGAAAACTTCTCCATTGTGTTGTTTCACTATGATGGGAGGACAAGTGAATGGGATCAGTTTGAATGGTCACACAGAGCAATTCATATCAGTGCAAGAAAACAGGCTAAGTG GTGGTATGCGAAGCGTTTTCTCCATCCGGATATTGTGTCTGCTTATGAATACATATTTATCTGGGATGAAGATCTCGGGGTTGACCATTTCAATGCAGAAGA GTACCTGAAACTAGTCAAGAAACATGACTTAGAGATATCCCAGCCTGGAATTGAACAAAAAACGAAATATAGTTGGTTGATGACAAAGAGGAGGGTCGGCGTTGAAGTCCACAA GAAAACTAAAGAAAGACGAGGCAAGTGTCAAGACGACAATCAGCCACCATGCACAGG GTTTGTCGAAATAATGGCCCCAGTTTTCTCTAGAAAATCTTGGCAATGTGTTTGGCACATGATCCAG AATGATTTGATTCATGGATGGGGCCTTGATTTTCATTTCTGGAGATGTGTAGAG AGACCATATGAGAAGATGGGTGTTGTTGATGCACAATGGGTAGAGCATAAGAAGCTTCCTTCTCTTGGAGATCAG GGCATATCAAGTCATGGAAGAACACCAGGGGAAGGG GTTCGGGCAAGGTGCTTTGCTGAATTTGAAGAATTTAAAAGACGAATGTACATGGCAGGGCATGGAAGTTGTAGCCAGACACGAGGAAGACATGAGGAAGCAGTGGCGGAGGCAATTGGTGGGGGGAAGTCGCACATGCCACCCCCGGTTCCAAAACTAACA